Proteins encoded within one genomic window of Acidobacteriota bacterium:
- the tadA gene encoding tRNA adenosine(34) deaminase TadA: MREALRLAAYGGSLGEVPVGALVVRDGIVIGHGYNRPIVATDPTAHAEIVALRQAAAYTGNYRLTGCELYVTVEPCTMCAGALVHARIARLVFGAREPRAGAVVSTMEVLASSSLNHRVEVVEGVRADEAQRLMQEFFRARRATA; this comes from the coding sequence ATGCGCGAGGCGCTGCGACTGGCGGCATACGGGGGCTCGCTCGGCGAAGTCCCCGTCGGCGCCCTCGTCGTACGCGACGGGATCGTGATCGGCCATGGGTACAACAGGCCCATCGTCGCCACCGATCCCACGGCGCACGCAGAGATCGTCGCCCTGCGGCAGGCCGCTGCCTACACCGGCAACTATCGGCTTACTGGTTGCGAACTCTACGTCACCGTCGAGCCGTGCACGATGTGCGCGGGCGCGCTCGTGCACGCCCGCATCGCGCGGCTCGTCTTCGGCGCGCGCGAACCACGCGCCGGCGCCGTCGTGTCGACGATGGAGGTGCTGGCGTCATCGTCGCTGAACCATCGCGTCGAGGTCGTCGAGGGCGTGCGGGCCGACGAGGCGCAGCGCCTCATGCAGGAGTTCTTCCGCGCGCGCCGAGCGACCGCGTGA